In Paenibacillus algicola, a genomic segment contains:
- the ligA gene encoding NAD-dependent DNA ligase LigA, producing the protein MNAKDQMEKLIAELNNYNYHYYTLDEPLISDKEYDAMYDRLISLEQESGIVLPDSPTQRVGGEILKGFAPHRHLAPLWSLDKAQNIEQLRTWHERVVRLIDDYNAKNPSNPLPKPGYALELKFDGLTLNLTYTDGKLVQASTRGNGAVGEGILAQVKTIRSVPLDIPFTDGTIEVQGEGIMNLSVLEKYNQTAAVPLKNARNAAAGALRNLNPKVTAERRLTAYFYNVGYSDGVSFQDHKDMMDFLRENRFKVNPYIFYFQSFDDVMEQLADIEAKRASLDYLIDGAVMKLTDMRTREILGYTDKFPRWAVAYKFEAEETTTVLESVVWNVGRTGKVTPLARVEPVELAGVTVQNCTLNNVGDIERKNLKYALGTRVFIRRSNDVIPEILGKVTEENDGEEIQYPEQCPSCGFPLEQRGAHLFCNNKSGCKPQIIARISHFASRDAMDIETFSDKTAIQLHEELGVKEPADLYTLEFDSLVKLERFGEKKAQNLLDALEASKGRDLAAFLYALGIPNTGKSTTKMLADHYRDLSRIMEADAEELVELPDVGGIVAESIAGYFADPFNQASIERMLSLGVQAKAPEAPAVISSDSFFSGKTVVLTGTLHLLTRDEATEKLEALGAKVTGSVSKKTDLLIAGEKAGSKLAKAKQLGISVLEDEEEFVRLLNEG; encoded by the coding sequence ATGAATGCCAAGGACCAGATGGAGAAGCTGATCGCGGAGCTGAACAACTATAACTACCATTACTATACCCTGGATGAGCCGCTCATCAGCGATAAGGAATACGACGCTATGTATGATCGCTTAATATCTCTGGAGCAGGAGAGCGGAATCGTGCTGCCGGACTCTCCAACCCAGCGTGTGGGAGGCGAGATCCTGAAAGGCTTTGCGCCCCACCGCCATCTCGCCCCCCTGTGGAGCCTGGACAAGGCGCAAAATATTGAGCAGCTGCGTACCTGGCATGAGCGCGTCGTCCGGCTCATAGATGATTACAACGCCAAGAACCCGTCCAACCCGCTGCCGAAGCCTGGCTATGCGCTGGAGCTGAAATTCGACGGATTGACTCTGAATTTGACCTACACGGACGGTAAGTTGGTTCAGGCATCGACCCGTGGCAACGGCGCCGTGGGCGAAGGCATCCTCGCTCAGGTTAAGACCATTCGCTCCGTGCCGCTGGACATTCCATTTACGGACGGAACGATTGAGGTGCAGGGTGAAGGCATTATGAACCTGTCGGTGCTGGAGAAATATAACCAGACAGCGGCAGTTCCGCTGAAGAATGCGCGGAACGCCGCCGCCGGGGCGCTGCGGAACCTGAACCCGAAGGTGACTGCCGAGCGCCGGCTGACCGCGTACTTCTATAACGTTGGCTATTCCGATGGCGTAAGCTTTCAAGATCATAAGGATATGATGGATTTCCTGCGGGAGAATCGGTTTAAAGTGAATCCGTATATTTTTTATTTCCAGAGCTTTGACGATGTCATGGAGCAGTTAGCTGACATTGAAGCCAAGCGCGCCTCCCTGGACTACCTGATCGACGGCGCGGTGATGAAGCTGACGGACATGCGCACGCGGGAGATCCTTGGCTACACCGATAAATTTCCGCGCTGGGCCGTGGCCTACAAGTTCGAGGCGGAGGAGACGACCACCGTCCTGGAGTCTGTTGTCTGGAACGTAGGCCGCACCGGCAAGGTAACGCCGCTCGCCCGTGTCGAGCCTGTGGAGCTGGCTGGGGTGACGGTACAGAACTGTACGCTGAACAATGTCGGCGACATTGAGCGCAAGAATCTGAAGTACGCCCTGGGCACGCGTGTGTTCATTCGCCGCTCCAACGATGTCATTCCGGAAATTCTCGGCAAGGTAACAGAAGAGAATGACGGGGAAGAGATTCAGTATCCGGAGCAGTGTCCTTCCTGCGGTTTTCCGCTGGAGCAGCGCGGGGCTCACTTGTTCTGCAATAACAAGTCAGGCTGCAAGCCGCAGATTATTGCGAGAATTTCGCATTTTGCTTCGCGGGACGCGATGGACATTGAGACGTTCAGCGACAAGACGGCTATTCAGCTGCATGAGGAGCTGGGAGTCAAAGAGCCTGCAGATTTGTATACGCTGGAGTTTGACAGCCTGGTCAAGCTGGAGCGCTTTGGGGAGAAGAAGGCCCAGAACCTGCTGGATGCTCTGGAAGCCAGCAAAGGCCGCGATCTGGCCGCCTTCCTGTATGCGCTAGGCATTCCGAACACGGGCAAATCGACCACCAAAATGCTGGCAGACCACTACCGCGACCTGAGCCGGATTATGGAGGCTGACGCGGAGGAGCTGGTGGAGCTGCCGGATGTCGGCGGAATTGTGGCAGAGTCCATTGCAGGGTATTTTGCCGATCCATTCAACCAGGCCTCTATTGAGCGCATGCTCTCACTCGGGGTTCAGGCCAAGGCGCCGGAAGCGCCAGCTGTGATCAGCAGTGATTCCTTTTTCAGCGGCAAAACCGTCGTGCTCACCGGTACGCTGCACCTGCTCACCCGGGATGAGGCAACGGAGAAGCTGGAGGCCCTGGGCGCCAAGGTCACCGGCAGTGTATCGAAGAAAACAGACCTGCTGATTGCAGGCGAGAAAGCCGGCAGCAAGCTGGCCAAAGCCAAACAGCTCGGCATCTCTGTGCTGGAGGATGAGGAAGAGTTTGTTCGGCTGTTGAACGAGGGCTAA